The Winogradskyella schleiferi genome contains the following window.
CATATAGCATCAATTCAATAGTTTTGGTATTACTTAGGTTTTTTCGAATCCAGAAAAAATCATCGTCCGCTTTACTGATTCTATATGCAGACGGAATATCTATTGTAATTCCCAATGCCTTTTCCATCTCTTCATCTTTCAATAAAGACAAATTGATGCGTCTTAATTTCTCCTTGACTTCTTCTTTATTAAAGGCATCAATGATTTTTTCCCGATTTTCTTTGAGCTGTGTTATAATTTCTTGATCTGTTTTTCCACCTACAACAGCGACTGTTTGTGGTTTCGCAAAAGCGTTATTTACAATTTTTACTGTGGCTTCAGCACCTTTTTCAATTTTGAGTACAATTCTACTGCGTGCTGCAAAACCATCGAAAACTTGCGTTGGAATTTGTTTCATATTAAACATAGGCTCTTCTGTTGGTAAGCCGTTTAATGGTGCTGCAAAAATATTTCGAATATTTTCTCCTACATTTCCTTCCCACAACGTATTATCAGCAACCACAGAAATGGTATTTAGATTACCATTAGATGCAGGTAAATAATTTTGGTTATCTTCTTTCTTAGACTCTCCGCAAGCCAAGAATAATACACAAAATAATACTGAATAAAAAGCTCTCATAAA
Protein-coding sequences here:
- a CDS encoding DUF4837 family protein, which codes for MRAFYSVLFCVLFLACGESKKEDNQNYLPASNGNLNTISVVADNTLWEGNVGENIRNIFAAPLNGLPTEEPMFNMKQIPTQVFDGFAARSRIVLKIEKGAEATVKIVNNAFAKPQTVAVVGGKTDQEIITQLKENREKIIDAFNKEEVKEKLRRINLSLLKDEEMEKALGITIDIPSAYRISKADDDFFWIRKNLSNTKTIELMLYEVPLETLSQGDSTIVDIVKMRDHITKTKVPGEDGIYMAVEDAYTPSMYTTIIDNKPAYEVRGMWEMKGYTMAGPFITYAIEDKINNRYLVADGYVYAPSLEKRDYIFELEAMIKSIEIK